A segment of the Methanofollis fontis genome:
CCGCCGTTAGCACGCGGCAGCACATCGACCCCTCCTCCCGGATGATATCGATCAGCGGCCCGACCGCTTTTTTGTCGCCGATCTCGGCAAGCGCCCAGACTGCTGGATTTCTGATCCCTTCCCCACCACTGCGTGCGGTTTCGATCAACGGATCCACTGCCGGATTCCCCACCCTGGCAAGCGCCATCGCAAACCTCCATCGGCCCTCTCCATCTGCCATGACGAGTTTTTCCACCAGAGGTCCGACTGCCGGTTCTCCTATCTTCCTCAACTCCTCCATCGCCCGCAGGCTGCTGTAGATGTCTCCCTGTTCGACGACATCTGCCAGCTGTGGCACACCTGTCCCGGTCTGCACTTCTGTGGTTTTCTGCATTGCGGCATCCCCCCTGCCACACAGACCCGTCGCAGTCAGGATAAAAATAGGTTTACACACCGCAAACGATTTACATATCTTTAAATATTAGAAAACGTCGCCACAGTGGCGGGATGATCGAACAGTGAAATAAGGAGGGCGCTGGTCCGGTTTTCATCGTCCAGGAGGGGGGCAACCGTTGCAAAAATGGAGAATCGATTTCCATCTCTTCCCTTTCCCTCAATCACACCGTACCAGGTCTTTCCGTTTTGTGCAGCTGCAAGTATATTTTCGACAGGGACCGCATCCGACACAATATCTGTCACATTCATACCGACAAATTCACATTCCCTGCCGTACCCCCATTTCCGCAGGGCAGCAGGACTGGCAGCTGAT
Coding sequences within it:
- a CDS encoding HEAT repeat domain-containing protein — protein: MQKTTEVQTGTGVPQLADVVEQGDIYSSLRAMEELRKIGEPAVGPLVEKLVMADGEGRWRFAMALARVGNPAVDPLIETARSGGEGIRNPAVWALAEIGDKKAVGPLIDIIREEGSMCCRVLTAAALIKLGDPAGIDEVYHQYEQHGEEYLSMVMEAYEGS